The following are encoded together in the Scomber scombrus chromosome 7, fScoSco1.1, whole genome shotgun sequence genome:
- the LOC133984089 gene encoding transcription factor HES-7.1-A-like, with product MKLIQETEDGANDRKFIKSQVEKRRRERMNCSLERLRTMLLQQPQQLTPLTHTGVSMQGGTQRRMEKTEILEHTVLFLQNTVKTEDRRAGGGGQKHSFQDGFSTCLQKAAQFLGPEGKGLWLGAALDASFAARFTHSDSDSAGARSRTEAQSSSSLPHTKSILRMLRQKSTHRLDTRAAGVNSFAHPYQLPVQHGFPRVPQQPQRHSDASKQSSSQSLPVSQTMWRPWP from the exons ATGAAATTAATACAGGAAACTGAGGATGGAGCAAACGACAGAAAG TTCATAAAATCTCAAGTGGAGAAACGTCGAAGGGAGAGGATGAACTGCAGTCTGGAGCGTCTGAGGACCATGTTGCTTCAGCAGCCACAACAACTG ACTCCATTAACTCATACTGGTGTTTCCATGCAGGGTGGGACTCAGCGCAGAATGGAGAAAACTGAGATACTGGAGCACACAGTCCTCTTCCTACAGAACACCGTCAAAACAGAGGACAGGAGAGCTGGAGGTGGAGGTCAGAAACATTCCTTCCAAGATGGCTTCTCCACCTGCCTGCAGAAAGCCGCTCAGTTCCTGGGACCTGAGGGGAAAGGCTTGTGGCTTGGAGCAGCTCTGGATGCATCTTTCGCTGCTCGCTTTACCCACTCAGACTCTGATTCTGCAGGTGCCAGAAGCAGGACTGAAGCCCAATCCTCCAGCTCTCTGCCACACACAAAGTCCATTCTTCGGATGCTGAGGCAAAAGTCCACACACAGATTGGACACACGAGCCGCTGGTGTGAACAGTTTTGCTCATCCATACCAACTTCCAGTCCAGCACGGGTTTCCTAGAGTTCCCCAACAGCCTCAGAGACACAGCGACGCAAGCAAGCAGAGCTCGTCTCAGAGCCTCCCGGTCAGCCAGACTATGTGGAGGCCCTGGCCTTGA